The genomic DNA TTCTTATTGCCGAGGCCTCCGAAAACGGGGACCTTTATCCGGTTTACCAGGCGCAGGGTGTGGCCCGTTTGGGCAAGGGTGTGGATAAAACCGGACAATTGAATCCGGAAAACATGGAAAAGGCCCTTCGGATTTTGGGAGAATACAAAACGATTATCGCCCAATACGGCGTTTCAAGGGTTCTGATTGCGGGAACCTCTGCCCTGCGTGATGCCGTCAATCGGGATGAATTCCTGAGTCGCGTAAAGGAACTGCTGGGCTGGGAGATCCGGGTAATTACCGGAGAGGAAGAGGCGCGTCTGTCGTTTCTCGGGGCCCTTTCCAACAAAGCCCATCTCAAAGGACGGATTTTGGTCGTCGATATTGGCGGTGGAAGCACCGAATTTGTGTGGGGGAACCGGTTGTCATTGGAGGGGCGGAAAAGTCTGAATATCGGGTCGGTTCGTCTCAGTGAACGGTTTTTTAAGCACGACCCGCCTTCGCCTGACGAAATGAAAAGGCTAACCGAGTACGTTGGGACTTCTCTGAAATCTTTACAGGCTGACGTTCCGATGCCGGACCATTGCGTGGGGGTGGCCGGAACGGTCACCACGCTGGCGGCCATGACCCTTCGCCAGACCGAATACGATTCCCAGGCGATAGACGGCTTTCACTTAACGTCCCGGCAGGTTCTGGCACTGATCCGAAAAATGCAGGCCATGCCTGCGAAGGAACGACTGAAACTACCCGGGCTTTACCCCGGGCGCGAGGATGTTATTCTTGCCGGAAGCATCCTTTTGGTGGGAATTATGAAAACATTCAGGCAGGACGAGGTCATTGTGAGTGATCGTGGTTTACGATTTGGGCTCATTTTAGACGATTTGAGGGCACATGGCAAAAAATAAATTTTCCTTGATTTCAACTGTTTTAAAATTTATATTTTAAAACATCTAACAGAAATGAAATCGAAGGAAAAATGAGCAGAAAAATAGCAATAGCCAATCAAAAAGGCGGGGTTGGAAAAACAACCACGGCGGTTAATTTGGCAGCCTGTCTGGCTGTCGCGGAAATTCCGACTCTTTTGATTGACATCGATCCTCAGGCCAATGCAACCAGCGGAATCGGCCTGATTCCAACCGAAATTGAAAAAAGCGTGTATGACGTACTTATCGGCGAGGAAGACATTAATTCAACCATTCAGGCCACGCAAATCAAATATCTGGATATTCTCCCTTCGAATATTCGGTTAGTGGGTGCCGAAATTGAACTGGTGGGAAC from Calditrichota bacterium includes the following:
- a CDS encoding Ppx/GppA family phosphatase; protein product: MSERLAAIDIGTNTVLLLIAEASENGDLYPVYQAQGVARLGKGVDKTGQLNPENMEKALRILGEYKTIIAQYGVSRVLIAGTSALRDAVNRDEFLSRVKELLGWEIRVITGEEEARLSFLGALSNKAHLKGRILVVDIGGGSTEFVWGNRLSLEGRKSLNIGSVRLSERFFKHDPPSPDEMKRLTEYVGTSLKSLQADVPMPDHCVGVAGTVTTLAAMTLRQTEYDSQAIDGFHLTSRQVLALIRKMQAMPAKERLKLPGLYPGREDVILAGSILLVGIMKTFRQDEVIVSDRGLRFGLILDDLRAHGKK